One window from the genome of Diospyros lotus cultivar Yz01 chromosome 11, ASM1463336v1, whole genome shotgun sequence encodes:
- the LOC127813730 gene encoding UDP-glucuronate 4-epimerase 3, with protein MTQFKPIIASHIDDISSPGKFKPDKSSPWIPRVRLYSSFPKLTLWSFLFIALIVACFLVSSLSSSTSTVESNRRNLQNASWGGEAWERRVRSSARVRSRSGACVLVTGAAGFVGSHVSIALKRRGDGVLGLDNFNGYYDIGLKQARRARLERAGVFVVEGDINNADLLRKLFDVAPFTHVMHLAAQAGVRYAMENPSSYIHSNIAGFVNLLEVCKSVNPQPAVIWASSSSVYGLNSKVPFSEKDRTDRPASLYAATKKADEAIAHTYNHIYGLSITGLRFFTVYGPWGRPDMAYFFFTRDILKRKPITIFEGPDHATVARDFTYIDDIVKGCLAALDTAKKSTGSGGKKKGAAQLRVFNLGNTSPVPVSKLVSILEKLLKVKARKRVLSMPTNGDVQFTHANISLAHKELDYKPTTDLETGLKKFVKWYLSYYHPKKKNAQ; from the coding sequence ATGACGCAGTTCAAGCCGATCATAGCGTCGCACATCGACGACATTTCGTCGCCCGGAAAATTCAAGCCCGACAAGTCCTCGCCGTGGATTCCCCGTGTCCGGCTCTACTCCTCGTTTCCGAAGCTCACGCTCTGGTCATTTCTCTTCATCGCGCTTATCGTTGCGTGCTTCCTCGTGTCGTCGCTGTCGTCGTCGACGTCAACGGTGGAGTCCAATCGCAGGAACCTTCAGAACGCTTCCTGGGGCGGGGAGGCTTGGGAGCGGCGCGTTCGGTCGTCGGCTCGAGTTCGCTCCCGGAGCGGCGCCTGCGTTCTGGTGACCGGCGCGGCGGGGTTCGTGGGAAGCCATGTGTCCATTGCCCTGAAGCGGCGCGGCGACGGAGTTCTCGGCCTGGACAATTTCAATGGTTACTACGACATTGGCCTTAAACAGGCCCGCCGAGCCAGGCTGGAACGTGCCGGCGTCTTCGTCGTAGAGGGCGACATCAACAATGCCGATTTGCTGCGCAAGCTCTTTGATGTGGCGCCTTTCACGCATGTAATGCACCTGGCGGCTCAGGCTGGAGTGAGGTACGCGATGGAGAACCCGAGTTCGTACATTCACAGCAACATTGCCGGCTTCGTGAACCTTCTTGAAGTATGCAAATCAGTAAATCCGCAACCCGCGGTCATCTGGGCGTCGTCGAGTTCGGTTTATGGACTCAATTCCAAGGTACCGTTTTCGGAAAAAGACCGTACGGACCGTCCTGCTAGTCTCTATGCCGCGACCAAGAAGGCAGACGAAGCTATTGCGCATACATATAATCATATATATGGTCTTTCAATTACTGGTTTGCGGTTTTTCACTGTGTATGGACCTTGGGGTAGGCCTGATATGGCGTATTTCTTCTTCACAAGAGATATTCTGAAGAGGAAGCCAATTACGATATTCGAAGGTCCTGATCATGCTACCGTGGCAAGAGATTTCACCTACATTGACGACATAGTGAAAGGTTGTCTGGCTGCGTTGGATACTGCAAAGAAAAGCACGGGCAGTGGTGGGAAGAAAAAGGGTGCGGCACAATTGCGGGTTTTCAACTTGGGGAACACTTCGCCAGTGCCTGTTAGCAAGCTCGTCAGTATTCTGGAAAAGCTTTTGAAGGTGAAGGCTAGAAAAAGAGTATTATCTATGCCAACGAATGGGGATGTGCAATTCACGCATGCTAATATAAGCTTGGCTCACAAGGAGCTCGATTATAAACCGACCACTGACTTGGAGACAGGATTGAAGAAGTTTGTCAAGTGGTATCTCAGTTACTATCATCCTAAGAAGAAAAATGCCCAATGA